The segment TGTTATATTTAGAAGTTAAATCTGATGACCCTAATTACAAAGTTCGTTGGGGGATATTTATTTCAGTGAGGAATTACGGCATTTCACTTTGTGAACTCAAGCAGTTTAATGAAGTAGAAATCATAGAAAGATTGAACACGTGCTTTAAATACAcaatataacttaatttaaaaaatagattcacAAAACTAAACTTGACATGAGGCTTAAAACTTCTTGACTGATAAAACTAACTTGTGGACCCCGAAACAAgctcgcaggacgacgggggatgcaacaaaataatgttttattccATGTattcatgcaaaaaaaaaaaaaagcgcaaataaaacttaaaattgttatttttcagGTCCGGAAAATTTTCCGAGGTGCCATTATGAAAAATTTGAAAAAGCATTACACGATAGAGTGTCAAATGATAAAAACTGTCATTCTCATGATTGGTAAGTTTGTACAGTGTTGTCAACAGGCATCATATTGATCGATTAATTAGTACTTTGATGTCAACAGTCATCATATTGATCAATTAGTTAGTACTGTGAAGTCAACGGTGATTCTGTTATCTCTTAATGTGAAATCAATTGGACcctacaaacattttttattattattccgCATTAATCTTTATGTTTTTCTACACATCGTAGCGTCCCATAAAGTCAGTGATTAGAAAGGGAATCAAGTGCTGTACTAGAAAGTCATAAAACTAACTATAAATAGTGCCCGAGATTTTTAATCATGAAGCTTGCTTTTCACAAATTTCTTAGTGTAAAGATTTTACAGAAGTTtaggattgtgtgtgtgtgcgtgtatgtgtgtgtttgctgtATATGGAAgatttgaatttaatttgttgACTTTGAACGAAGCACTGTTTAAGCCTTTActggtttaaatattttataacatagTCTTTGACGTTGTAAACTACATTTGAAACgtccaaatattttatttttcatttctacTAAATAGTTCTTTTTAAGCAGcgtaattaaatataatattattttttcccaGTCTTGTTTGCAGTGTCCTGGCTGCCATATGCCATAGTTAGCTTCAGTATGGCATTTGGCTCTCCATTCAACATGACCAGACTTGTAGAAACAGTTCCAGCATTGATAGCCAAAAGCTCTTGCATTTGGAATCCTATTGTGTATGTGTCTATGAACAGCCACTTCCGGGCGGGTTTTCTCTCCCTTTTGCCGTGTATGAAGAAGTCATTTCCGACAGGGGACAGCAGCAAGGATGACTATGACTTGGGAGACAATCAGTGCTCCAAAAACGCAGACCCTAAAGCTGCTGGTGAATGTTCATCATTTAAACCAGAAGATTTTGGGAACAGGAAACAAGATCCGACGAAGCTGGGATTGTCTTCGGCTGTTACTTCGTTGTACTCCGGGAAAGCCAGTTCCACGACCTCTTTCGTTTCCGCGGACTCGGATAAGTCATCCTACCAATCCCCTAGTGAGAATCCTCTCCTGGGAAAAGCTGTCAGTGATAACAGTTTTACCATCAACGCTTTGACTGAGGATTTAACTAaacaagctattaggcgcgctTCAGATTCTACAGTGATTAAGCAATCTTCTAACAGCCAATATCCCATTGAAGCCCGCCAGGCAAGATTCAAGAAAAGAAGCCTCCTAGGCAAGCTAAGGACATCAAAGATTCGTGTCAGCGAGGCGGATCAGAAGAACAAGATCTACCCAGATGCCGACAGCTCAAGCCATTCCCTGTCTGCCTCCGAGGCAATGTTTCAGTCCAGTTCTAACCTAGACTCTGGGAATTCATTCTGCAGGTCAAGCTCCAAGGTAGGGAAAGTCACTTGTGAGCATAAAGAGATACCCGCATGTCTCGATGCTGAGTCCTGGGCTGGACAGAACAATGATATAGTTACGATTAGAGTGACCAAATCCTTGTCGCAGTCAAATGCTGTATCTCAGCCTTCAGATATTCTGCGGCGGAGTTCTGTGCCTGAAAGTAGCACTTATGTTTTGGAAGGTCGACTTAGTACACAGTGTTAAATAGTTATTCAACATTGTCTGACAGATCGACCTTTTGATTTTATGTCAAATTCATTTAAACTTTTTTCCCTTCAACCTACTTCAAATGTAGGGTCTGAAATGTAGGTCATGcactaagtcaaaacttttgtGTCTAATGATCTTTATTTTAGAGAACAGTCAATAGTGGACGAGTTGTCTCCCTTGCCGTAGTGTGCCACAGGCAATTTTGAACATTCAGGTTTGacttttaaatatcaatttcCACTTTTATCTTTTATGTCTATTAGTTCCATATAGTCTTACTTATTGGACATAAAGCCTGAGCAGTTCTTGCTAACGGCAATAGTTGGGAACAGTCGAGTCAAAGaacattttagatttgtttcttgCTTTATCCAAAATTTTTAGTTCAATGTtcattttttagcggcccccgaaaggggaaaatacgctattagttttgtcaatctgtccgtccgtccgtcccgtttagatctcagagactagaagagaaaatgaaaaaataacgTTTCAAAAATAACGAACTACATTTGTAGCGCGCTGTTTTggcatatcctcattataggggcctaacagtctaaataagactaaatagagcccaggtctatatatatttataatatatatatatatatatatatatatatatatatatatatatatatatatatatatatatatatatatatatatatatattataaatgtattgataatttgaacaaaattttaattattaaggcaataacttatcttatgacagcttaggggtgcagatttttttattatgtaaacaatagtatcacattaagaaattaatCGGATACGAACTGCATCGGTTAATATtaatgactgaatgcatgacgcgtaggacgtaatcatcttcttttttgaagtaacgtctgtattatataagataagataagtacaCCGTTACCCGGTATCATACTattggcctaggtctaaaaattttaagattaaacgtgtaaattcatacgagttctagtctagatgtagGCTAGTAGATCCTAGTCTAGAtgtagtagattctatatttggattctatatctagttctaaatctaattctagatctagaatctagacttaattcaatttctagatctagacttagatctagtgctaaatctagacctagacttagatcttgaatttagatctagaactaggtctagatctagctagatctaggtctagtttgtatgacaaatgacaatggagatattaattttaaattgcgAGGGAAAAGTCTTGTcaagtcatttgtacacaattgtagctaGCTCACTAGCTAAAGTAGGCCAAGAATATtgttttttcgtgttgccaattttgtaagaagaataaatcttttttagtttctctttattacatgtgaCATGTtgttaattttgaatgtatcgataaggtaaataattattatttaaaaaaatataagtgtacgctaaatcaACATATGCAGATgttgtggctgaggggtaaagcacttggaaccggaattccgtgttcgaatcctggtgaagactctaggtggaccacttcgggggccgattttgagtttgtgtttccacacaaactgcctTTGTAACCTCGTTTCTTTTGGTTCACGTGTTATCttcaacaatgaataattctgcaaagtttcaacttgatccgagcatgcggagtgggagaactaacgtgcaCAAAATtcgtatcagacagacagagtgagttcatgagtTCATGTTGAACAATTGCCTACCTTGATGTATTGATGACCCATTTTGATGTAAACATTCTATGTCCACCCCATGAACCTTCCATTGTAGGAACTGACACCCCAATTGGATTGAAGACTTCCTGTTGTTGTTTGGCTTATAGTTATCTAGACATAAAGTACACCAGGGTAGGTTGTaacgtggggaaaaaaaactcgCGTAACATGTATCATCTTCTAAGAAACGAACCAAAAAATATATCGCCATACATATCTCATACTGTttatcatttattataaatattcatattacACGTATTATTTATATCACATTATTTATATCATGTATTAGGCCCTATTTATTAAGTGTATCTTTTGTTGCATAAGTTAAACCAAGCAGTTCTTCATTTATGAATTGTTTAAACAAACGAATTCCCTACTTTGTATTTTGGTGTGAGAACTAAAGCTTCCCGAAGCTGAATGTATCTTACATTCAATGGAATTATTCGATGGCTGCCTCGTCTTGCTGTATgcccgctggactgtcgttcggtggtcTCGGTCGTCCCAGGTTGATACCCTGcctgctggactgtcgttcggtggtcTCGATCGTCCCAGGTTGATACCCTGcctgctggactgtcgttcggtggtcTCGGTCGTCCCAGGTTGATACCCTGcctgctggactgtcgttcggtggtcTCGATCGTCCCAGGTTGATACCCTGcctgctggactgtcgttcggtggtctcgatggtcccaggttgataccctgcctgctggactgtcgttcggtggtctcgatggtcccaggttgataccctgcctgctggactgtcgttcggtggtctcgatggtcccaggttgataccctgcctgctggactgtcgttcggtggtctcgatggtcccaggttgataccctgcctgctggactgtcgttcggtggtctcgatggtcccaggttgataccctgcctgctggactgtcgttcggtggtctcgatggtcccaggttgataccctgcctgctgccatcccccgttaTCCTGGGggtaggtttggactaggaagtaaattatcttcaacttttaagtaacatttgaaatatgtaaaacaatttaTACGAACAAACGTTTTAAACATACGGATTATGTGTCTGTAtaaatctctacgttcataaatatatatatatatatataaatatgtttgtaTTAAATATGTTTGTATTAATATGTTTGTATTAAATATGTTTGTATTGACGTTGTTTTCAAGcccaaaccaaacaaaataaaatgaatgattGTTCTTTGCgatcttgttttaaattaaatttatttcatcgATATTTTAACCCTATCCCTGCAGATCaagatatttctctctctctctctctcactctctctctctctctctctctctctctctctctctctctctatatatatatatatatatat is part of the Biomphalaria glabrata chromosome 2, xgBioGlab47.1, whole genome shotgun sequence genome and harbors:
- the LOC106072478 gene encoding parapinopsin-like, with amino-acid sequence MANSTELPMSPSTHLAFLFSHLNYSQDVSSLEYALIGSALAAVAAVGTIFNGMAITVFFRYRELRSPTNSFVIALCVCDFFMSVIGAPIPTYYAFMNTSITSSTLCSLDAFTVYFLSCTSIYLLAAISVDRYFIIVKPVSSLVITQKIATLAIFICFSVGLFWALMPLVGWNGYSLEGIGVACSVTWNRPDVLFNSFIIALFLACFLIPLLVMAFCYLSIIFTVRKIFRGAIMKNLKKHYTIECQMIKTVILMIVLFAVSWLPYAIVSFSMAFGSPFNMTRLVETVPALIAKSSCIWNPIVYVSMNSHFRAGFLSLLPCMKKSFPTGDSSKDDYDLGDNQCSKNADPKAAGECSSFKPEDFGNRKQDPTKLGLSSAVTSLYSGKASSTTSFVSADSDKSSYQSPSENPLLGKAVSDNSFTINALTEDLTKQAIRRASDSTVIKQSSNSQYPIEARQARFKKRSLLGKLRTSKIRVSEADQKNKIYPDADSSSHSLSASEAMFQSSSNLDSGNSFCRSSSKVGKVTCEHKEIPACLDAESWAGQNNDIVTIRVTKSLSQSNAVSQPSDILRRSSVPESSTYVLEGRLSTQC